In the Sus scrofa isolate TJ Tabasco breed Duroc chromosome 7, Sscrofa11.1, whole genome shotgun sequence genome, one interval contains:
- the LOC100156522 gene encoding putative olfactory receptor 2B8 translates to MEQRNGSSFTGFILLGFSDRPQLEQVLFVVLLTFYIFTLLGNTTIIALSHVDPHLHTPMYFFLSNLSFLDLCYTTSIVPQLLVNLSGSDKSISFGGCVIQLCLALGLGGAECILLGVMALDRYAAVCKPLHYTVIMHPYLCALMACASWITGFANSVLQTVLIFLLPLCGRNELDHFFCEVPPLLKLACVDTTVNESEIFFVSVIILLVPVALITFSYSQIVRAVLRIKSSAGKRKAFGTCGSHLTVVSLFYGSALYAYLHPSSNDSQDQGKFISLFYTIITPMINPLIYTLRNKEVKGAMRRLLTSK, encoded by the exons ATGGAACAGAGAAATGGAAGTTCTTTCACTGGATTTATCCTGCTGGGTTTCTCTGACAGGCCTCAACTGGAGCAGGTCCTCTTTGTGGTTCTTTTGACCTTCTACATCTTCACTTTGTTGGGAAACACAACCATCATTGCATTGTCCCATGTGGACCCACATCTTCACACccctatgtactttttcctctctaACCTAAGCTTTCTGGACCTGTGCTATACTACCAGCATTGTTCCTCAGCTCCTGGTTAATCTCAGTGGATCTGACAAATCCATCTCCTTTGGTGGTTGTGTAATTCAGCTGTGCCTTGCTCTAGGATTGGGAGGTGCAGAATGTATTCTCCTAGGAGTTATGGCACTTGACCGCTATGCAGCTGTTTGCAAGCCCCTTCACTACACAGTAATCATGCACCCCTATCTCTGTGCCCTGATGGCTTGTGCTTCATGGATCACTGGTTTTGCCAACTCCGTATTGCAGACAGTGCTCATCTTCCTTTTACCACTTTGTGGGAGAAATGAATTAGACCACTTCTTTTGTGAGGTCCCTCCTTTGCTCAAGCTTGCCTGTGTTGACACCACTGTGAATGAGTCTGAGATCTTCTTTGTCAGTGTCATCATTCTTCTTGTACCTGTTGCATTAATCACGTTCTCCTACAGTCAGATTGTGAGGGCCGTCTTAAGAATAAAGTCTTCTGCAGGGAAGAGAAAAGCATTTGGGACCTGTGGATCCCACCTGACAGTGGTCTCCTTGTTCTATGGCTCAGCCCTCTATGCATATCTTCATCCCAGCAGCAATGACTCCCAGGATCAGGGCAAGTTCATCTCTCTCTTCTACACCATCATTACCCCCATGATCAATCCCCTGATATATACACTGCGCAACAAGGAAGTGAAGGGAGCAATGAGGAGG TTACTTACCTCAAAGTGA
- the LOC100153320 gene encoding putative olfactory receptor 2B8: MERANDSTFSGFILLGFSNRPQLETALSVLILIIYFLSFLGNGTIILLSLVDSHLHTPMYFFLSNLSFMDLCLTTCTVPQTVANFKGKDKSITYGGCVTQLFIALGLGGVECVLLSVMAYDRYAAVCRPLHYMLIMHPQLCSQLVATAWLTGFGSSIVQTALTMTLPLCGKNQVDHFFCEVPAMLKLACTNTSINEAELFAVSVLFLVVPLSLILVSYGHITHAVLKIKSAQGRHKAFGTCGSHSMVVTVFFGTLISMYLQLPSSYSQDVNKSMALFYTLVTPLLNPLIYTLRNNEVKGALRRLVRRTPDLRQS; encoded by the coding sequence ATGGAAAGAGCTAATGACAGCACCTTCTCTGGATTCATTCTCCTGGGCTTCTCCAATCGGCCTCAGCTGGAAACCGCTCTGTCTGTGCTCATCCTGATCATCTACTTTTTGAGCTTCTTAGGCAATGGCACCATTATACTTCTGTCACTTGTGGATTCTCACCTCCACAcccctatgtatttcttcctctccaatctcTCTTTTATGGACCTGTGTTTGACTACTTGCACTGTCCCCCAGACAGTGGCCAACTTTAAGGGAAAGGACAAGAGCATCACCTATGGTGGTTGTGTGACCCAGCTCTTCATTGCCTTGGGACTTGGGGGTGTAGAATGTGTCCTCCTGTctgtcatggcctatgaccgctatgcaGCTGTGTGCCGCCCACTCCACTACATGCTGATCATGCATCCTCAGCTTTGCTCGCAGCTGGTGGCAACTGCTTGGCTCACGGGGTTTGGCAGTTCTATAGTACAGACAGCACTGACCATGACTCTTCCTCTCTGTGGCAAAAACCAAGTggaccatttcttctgtgaagttccAGCGATGCTGAAACTGGCCTGCACCAACACCTCCATCAATGAGGCTGAGCTCTTTGCTGTCAGTGTCCTCTTCTTGGTGGTGCCCCTGTCACTTATCTTAGTGTCCTATGGCCACATTACCCATGCAGTCCTGAAGATAAAGTCAGCCCAGGGGAGGCACAAGGCTTTTGGAACTTGTGGTTCTCACTCAATGGTAGTGACTGTTTTCTTCGGGACACTCATCTCCATGTACCTCCAGCTTCCCTCCAGTTACTCTCAGGATGTGAACAAAAGCATGGCGCTCTTCTATACTCTGGTGACTCCCCTGCTGAATCCCCTGATTTACACTTTGAGAAACAACGAAGTCAAAGGGGCACTAAGAAGACTAGTGAGGAGAACACCAGACTTGAGACAGAGTTAG
- the LOC100515036 gene encoding putative olfactory receptor 2B8, which yields MEQRNGSSFTGFILLGFSDRPQLEQVLFVVLLIFYVFTLLANTAIIALSHMDSHLHTPMYFFLSNLSFVDLCYTTSIVPQLLVNLRGSDKSISFGGCVVQLYISLGLGGTECILLGVMALDRYAAVCKPLHYTVIMHPRLCALMACASWITGFANSVLQTVLIFLLPLCGRNELDHFFCEVLPLLKLACVDTTVNESEIFFVSVIILFIPVAVIMFSYSQIVRAVLRIKSSAGQRKAFGTCGSHLTVVSLFYGSALYAYLHPSSNDSQDQGKFISLFYTIVTPMINPLIYTLRNKEVKGAMRRVLWKDSASR from the coding sequence ATGGAACAGAGAAATGGAAGTTCTTTCACTGGATTTATCCTGCTGGGTTTCTCTGACAGGCCTCAACTGGAGCAGGTCCTCTTTGTGGTTCTTTTGATCTTCTACGTCTTCACTTTGCTAGCAAACACAGCTATCATTGCATTGTCCCACATGGATTCACATCTTCACACccctatgtactttttcctctccaACCTAAGCTTTGTGGACCTGTGCTATACTACCAGCATTGTCCCCCAGCTCCTGGTTAATCTCAGAGGATCAGACAAATCCATCTCCTTTGGTGGTTGTGTGGTTCAGCTCTACATCTCTTTGGGGTTGGGAGGTACAGAATGCATCCTCCTAGGAGTTATGGCACTTGACCGCTATGCAGCTGTTTGCAAGCCCCTTCACTACACAGTAATCATGCACCCCCGTCTCTGTGCCCTGATGGCTTGTGCTTCATGGATCACTGGTTTTGCCAACTCCGTATTGCAGACAGTGCTCATCTTCCTTTTACCACTCTGTGGGAGAAATGAATTAGACCACTTCTTTTGTGAGGTCCTTCCTTTGCTCAAGCTTGCCTGTGTTGACACCACTGTGAATGAGTCTGAGATCTTCTTTGTCagtgtcatcattctttttataCCTGTTGCAGTAATCATGTTCTCCTACAGTCAGATTGTGAGGGCCGTCTTAAGAATAAAGTCTTCTGCAGGGCAGAGAAAAGCATTTGGGACCTGTGGATCCCACCTGACAGTGGTCTCCTTGTTCTATGGCTCAGCCCTCTATGCATATCTTCATCCCAGCAGCAATGACTCCCAGGATCAGGGCAAGTTCATCTCTCTCTTCTACACCATCGTTACCCCCATGATCAATCCCCTGATATATACATTGCGCAACAAGGAAGTGAAGGGAGCAATGAGGAGGGTGCTTTGGAAGGATTCTGCCTCTAGATGA